The DNA segment CGTTGTATACCTGTGTTAGAGTATATCTGGTTGTTATAACATATGTAGATGAAGTTAGTCCCTCGTTCTAAAGCTCCTGAAAGCGCTTGTATACCAATGTCATATGTTCCCCCGTCCCCAGCCCATGCTAAAACAGTTGTATCCTTTTTTCCTTGTTTACGTAACGCTGCTTCTATACCAGATGCACCAGCTGCTGCTGCTTCGAAGGCGATGTTCATAACAGGTACATCAAAAGAGGTGTTTGGGTACAAACTCTCTATGACTGCTGTGCAACAAGCTGGTACAACCATGATTGTGTTTTTGCCAAGTGCTTTGAAAACCATGCGTAAACCTAGTGTAGCTGGGCATCCTGGGCATGCTGCGCTACCAGGTATAACACACTCAATATCTGGTAAATCCTTAATCGCCATGTTCCTAGTCTCCCTCCAAACCATACCATTCGAAGTCTTTTGCTTTACCGTTGATTACTTTTTTGCAAATATTCTGTATATCTTGGTATGTTACGTCCTTACCACCAAGTCCTGCTATGAAACCATGTACTTTTGCATCTGATTTGTTGTATAACGATGCTTTTGTTTCGTTGAAAAGTGCTCCCTCTGAGCCGATGCTTATGTTACGATCTATAACTATTAGGTCAGCTTGTTTACCGAGTTTTATCATCTCCTCAGCTGGGAATGGTCTGAATGTACGAACCCTAGCAAGACCGATTTTTAGTCCTTCTGCGCGGAGGTTATCAATAGCTACCTTGCTCTCAGCACCAATAGCACCCATAGCCATTAGTATATACTCTGCTCCTTCGCATTTGTATCGCTCTACTAAATCGCCATGGTATCTACCAAACTTGTTTTTCCATTCCTTCGCTATCTCAGGTACAAGTGTTTTAGCAGCCTCATGTGCATCCTGCATAGCCTTCCTAACTTTTTCGTAGTAAGCAGGTCCTATAATGTTACCAAAAGTAATCGGGTTATCAACATCAAGTTTCCAAAGTGGCTTAAAAGATGGTAGGAAATCATCCACCTCTTTCTGCTCAGGTACATACACCGGCATGGATGTGTGTGATAAAACAAACGCATCATAGTTTATCATAACAGGTAAACCAACCTTTTTATGTTCACC comes from the Candidatus Thermoplasmatota archaeon genome and includes:
- the porA gene encoding pyruvate ferredoxin oxidoreductase, whose amino-acid sequence is MKVMIDTGNYVAAKAAVMAKPDVIAAYPITPQTTLVEGIARYVATGEFKGEYICVESEHSAMSACIGASAAGSRTFTATSSHGLLLMHEMLHWAALARLPVIMCNINRVVGPGWNIWADQNDSIAQRDTGWIQFYCSSNQEIFDTVLQSFKLGEHKKVGLPVMINYDAFVLSHTSMPVYVPEQKEVDDFLPSFKPLWKLDVDNPITFGNIIGPAYYEKVRKAMQDAHEAAKTLVPEIAKEWKNKFGRYHGDLVERYKCEGAEYILMAMGAIGAESKVAIDNLRAEGLKIGLARVRTFRPFPAEEMIKLGKQADLIVIDRNISIGSEGALFNETKASLYNKSDAKVHGFIAGLGGKDVTYQDIQNICKKVINGKAKDFEWYGLEGD